A region of the Sinorhizobium arboris LMG 14919 genome:
ACTACACGTCGTGGGTCGATGATATCCTTACAGGACGCGGGCAGAGCCATGAATTCTGGGTATTTGCCTATGGCTCCCTGCTCTGGAAACCCGAGTTTGCGGCCGTTGAGGAAAGGATCGCCCATGCCTACGGCTGGCATCGCGCGTTTGCGCTCAAATTGACCCGCTGGCGCGGCTCGCCGGAACGTCCAGGGCTAATGCTGGCGCTCGACCGGGGTGGTACGTGCAAAGGGATCAGCTATCGTTTGCCGGAAGACGGATTGGCCGCGGCGTTGGGCAGGCTGTTACGGCGTGAGATGTCTGCAAAACCACCGTCGAATATGCCGCGCTGGATACGGCTCAAGACCGCGCAAGGTCCGATCAGAGCGCTCGCATTCGTGGTCGATCGCAAAGCGCCCGCCTATGCCGGTCGGCTCCCGCTCGAACAGGTGGCGGAAGTTCTGTCGACCGCAGCCGGACACTGGGGTTCAGGTGCCGAATATCTCTACAACACCGTCACTGAACTCGAACTCAGGGGAATCCGGGACAGGAAGCTCTGGCTGCTTCAGGCGTTGGTGGCCGAACGGCTGCGAGTCATACGGGCGTGAAAGGAACGAGAGATGCCTTATTCGTTCGAGCGCAGAAACGAAATCCGATACGAAATATTCGAGCTTCTCGCGAGCAGCACGCCGAACCTTTGGTGCTGCCCATCACAAGCCTTCATTGTGGAGCGGCTCGAAGCGGCGTTGGCGGCCCTTGAGACCGAGGATTTCCCGGAGCTTCCGTCGAAGCCAAGGCGACCTTCCCCTTGACTCGAATTGCATGTCGTTGGCCTATAAACGATTAGCGCAGGCAATTTGGGCACACGGCTTTCGATGGCGACCGAAGCGCCAGGTCAAACTCCTCCTCTGGGCAAGTTCAGCTTCGACCCCAGCAGCGGGGCGTTGTCCCGCCACGGTGAAACCGTCTTCCTGCGGCCTAAGGCCCAAGCCCTCCTTTCTCACCTGCTCCAGAATACCGGCCGCGTCGTCTCGAAGTCGGAGCTCCTCGATGCGGTCTGGCCGGAGGTGACCGTCACCGAAGACTCGCTCACCCAATGTGTCCGCGAACTCAGAAAGGCGCTCGGCGATGAAGCGCAGACGCTTGTCCGCACGGTCTCCCGGCGAGGATATATGCTCGCGGTCGCAAGCGGTCCCGACATCGCGACGGACGCGCCCGTGGTCGCCGTTCTCCGCTTCGGTCATGCAACCGGCGATCCTACCGACGCTGCGATTGCCGACGGCATTGCCGAGGATATTCTCAACGGTCTGGGTCGATTCAGGTCCGTAACGGTGCTTGCACGGAACACAAGTTTCGCAGAGAGCGCCGAGGCACGGCAAGGTTGGCAGACGCTCGGCAACAAGTTTGGTGCCGCTTACTTCGTGGACGGCGACATCAAGCGCTTCAGCGGAATCTTCCACATCGGGGTTCGTTTGACCGAAGCCTCCCGTGGGGTCCAGCTTTGGAGTGATCGGTATCAGGCGCAGGATACCGAGATTTTCTCCGTCCAAAACGAGATCGCGTATCGAATCGTTAGCCGCCTTGTCTCCCGTCTGGAGGACGCCAGGCTGCAATGGACGTCAAGCAAGCCGACCGATAGTCTTGCCGCTTACGAATTGGTGCTTCGCGGTACCGCGGCGCTGCGCGGCTATCGGCCTCAAGACAACGAGGATGCCCGGATGTTGTTCGAAGCGGCGGTCGAAAAGGACCCGAACTACGGCGTTGCACAATCCTATCTCGCGCTGTCCCGGGTCATCAACGGCGGCTACGCCATGGCTTCCACGGAGGTGCTTGCCGGGGCGCTCGACCTCGCCCTCAAAGGCGTGACCTTGGCCCCCGAGGAGCCCCGATGCCACCGCATCTTGGCGATCGTGCGGCTGTATCTCAGGCAGCACGCCGCCGCCGAACAGCACGTCAGACGCTCGCTAGATCTCAATCCTTATGATGCCGACACCATTTGCCAAATGGGCTATCTGCTCACGCTGCGCGGCAGGCCGCTTGACGGCCTGGCTTGGATGGATCGCGCGGTTCGCCTCAACCCGATCCATCCCGATTGGTACCACCTTGATCGATCCATGGCATTGTATTCGATCGGTGAGTATAGGTCGGCGGCAACAGAACTCGAGAGGGTGCCGTTGCTCGGTCCCGGTGCCCGCGTCCGTCTCGCCGTCATCTACGCCCAGATGGGAGAACTGGAACTTGCCAGGCAGCATCTGGGCGTTGCCGTTGCGGCGGGATTTTCCCCATTGGATTATGTCAAGAATGGCCTTGCCTTCGAGCACGCGGCCGATATCGAGCATGTTGTCGAAGGCGTGACGAAGGCATGTGCCGAGGCAGAGCGAAGCCACATGTCCTCCTCGGCTACGGGATGACAGGTGTTCAGGGTTTCCGGGCGTTCGACGTTGCCTCCACGCAGTCGGCTTCGGGTCGAACTCGTCCCAAGCAGGCGCCGATCCGAACGACCGCAAAGTCCGCATTGCAGTCGCTCTGCATGCCGACCAGGGCTTCGCTCCCTCCTCTTGCTGTCCTTGTAGATACGAGCCGGAATTTCGGTGCTGGCCCGAAGCGGTCATTCCTCGGTTGGTGGCGAGGTTGAAATCGCCTTCAGAATAGACGGTCGACAAATCGCTCGGTCTCCCAGGCCCTGAGAAAAGTCATCTCCCGTGCTATCCAACCGACACTGTTGCTCCCCCACTCTCGCGCGCGGCTCGCGTACTCACCCATCAGCCAAAAGTGGCGGACGATCACAAACCGAATAGCTGCTTCGAAATCGTCAGGAGCTATTGCTCGGACTGACTGATATCCATCAACGAAGGCCGCCCACACAGCAGTCAACGACCGGCCGAAAGACACTTGTGCCCACAAAAAAACGGCCAAGTCATACGCAAGATATCCTGGACCTCCGTCATCGAAGTCGAAAAACACCGCTTCTCCAGCCCCATTGATACGCGAATTGAAGCCGTGGCAGTCCCCGTGGCAATAGGTCCATGTCAGATTGCTGAACACCTTGATAGCCGCCGCAGTCCGCTCGGCAATCTGGGCAAGGTCGCTGAGGACATGCGTGTCTTCCACAATTCCGCTATCGCGAATTCGGGCAAGAGGCCGATGCAGCAAATGTTCCAGATCAAGCTGGTACAGCGCACCGTCAGCCGGAAATGTCTCGGCGGCGTTGTGCAGTAGCGCAAGGGTCTTTCCGTTGGCCCAAGCATCACCGGTGTCAGTCGCAAGCGGTTCTCGACCATCGATCGCCTGAAAAAGCACACCATCGCGCACACCCTCTGGTGCGTGCCCTTGAAGGAAAAACGTGCCGTCGCGTGTCGGAATGGGCGCGGCGACCGGAACTCCCAGCTTAGAGAGGTGTGTCAAGAATGCAGTTTCGCTCTTGACGTTGGCTGGCCCGCGGGCGCGGTGGTGAGAAAGCCGAAACACATAGCGCTCGCCGCTGGTCACGCTGGCCAGGTAAACGTCATTCAATCCGCGTTGAAGCAATTGGCAAGAAACCGGCGATCCCAACGCGTAGTGCTTATCGATAAAGCGTTCGATCGCCTCAATCTGAGAGGTCGAATATAGCGGATCAAAGTCAAACATGGCCGACGTTCCACAGGTGCCGCACACGGCAATCTAGCATTGCAAACTAACGGAGTGCTACAACGACCGCAAAGATCGGGGTGACGAGATCATCGAACCATCTGTTCGAGTGTTCGCATAAGGAGGAAGCCGCCGGCTATGTGAGTATTCCGGCTCGGCCTGGATCCATTACTCACCTGCGGCAGGACGACTTCTGGAAGTCCCGGTCGGTCATCAGTCTGGCCGACATTTCCCATTTAAATCAGGAGGCGACAGATGGCTGACATCCCCGTGCGTTGTTCCGCAGTGTCTGTCGTGCTCCTGCGCCTCGTTGAGGGTCAGCCGGAGGTCCTGCTTCTTCGCAGGAATCACACCCTGGTCGGCGAGTGGTGCCAGGTTGCAGGAGCCATCGAGGATGGCGAAAAGGCATGGGAGGCAGCTCTTCGCGAAGTCAAGGAAGAGACCGGACTGGCATGCGATCGATTTTACTCTGCCGATATTTGCGAGCAGTTCTGTGAAGCCGACCGTGACGCTATCAGCTTGCTGCCGGTCTTCGTCGGTTTCGTGAAGCCGCAGGCGGCCGTCGTCATCAATCACGAGCATAGCGAGTTTCGCTGGGTTTCGTTCGAAGAAGCGCTGATCATGGTTCCGTTCGCGGGACAGCGCCATGTGCTCAGGCACGTGAAGGCCGAATTCGTCGATCGCGAGCCGATCCGGCATCTGTTCATAACGGCGGCGGGCGTCCAGTCACTCTGATCAGGGGACGTCGACCCTGTGCAGCCGTTGGAGATGTAATGGGGCAAAGACTGGTTCGAGCCCATTGCGGCCCTCCCAGGTGTCGAGTTCAGCGGCACAGATGCGCCAAATTTCGGCCATTGCAACCGCCGTGTCGCAAACCCTTGGTAGCGTCACTTGACTGAGTCCTTTTATTGCTGCCGGGGATCGGATGAGCGCCACATTCAAAGAGCTGAGCGACCGGATAAGTCAAGTCGGAGAGGTTTACGCACGAGTGCACAATATTCCGCGTAGCGCGGACTGGTATCTGCTGAAGCTGACGGAGGAACTTGGCGAACTGACAGCCGAACATCTGCTGATTGGCGGCAGAGCTAAACCAAACGCGGATGGATCAGGAGGCACGCGCGAAGCATTGGAGAACGAAGCCGCCGATTTGTTCGGGCAATTCGTCCTGTATCTGCGCGAAAATGATATCGATATCGAAGCTGCCATCGAGCGTAAGTGGCTTCGGCATCTTGATCAGTATGTTGGACTCGACCCAAATACTACAACCGAAAGTGTCTGATATTTGTGGCGCAAAGGCCCGACCTGGGCCACGGCAGGGATGCGCCAACAGCAATCATCGCTCCGGAGGTTACGGGGAACTTAGGTTGGGAAGTTCTCATCCATCCACGACCGAGCGAGCACAAGATCGTCGTTGTTTGGGGCCCATCCATGGCCCGCATCAAGCGCGTGATGGGTAACCACTGCGTTCGCGGCGACAAGCTGTTCCGCGACTTGGGAGGCGTGCTGTGGCTCTCTCCTGTTGTCATGCAGACCCGAAATGATAAGCACAGGCTTGCCTGACAATTCTGGAAAAGTGAAATCATCTGAGATTGGCTGTGGCCGTAGCAATATAGCTCCAACGAAATTATCCGGTGCGAGCGCAAGAAGAGCGGTTCCGAAAATTGCTCCGCTGGAATACCCGACAACGAGCATGTCTTTTAGGCCGCAAGCGAACACAAAACCGTGGGCAGATATGCTTTCCCTAGCGAGAGCTATAAGTTCTTCGGGAGGTATGGAGCGATCCGATCGCCTTTGGAAGAAGGTGAAGCCTTCACCATCCACAAATGTTCCTCGCGGGTTGCAACGTGGCTGCTGTGGCGCAAGCCGATTGGTAAATTCGCCAATGAACTCCGGATGCTGCGAGGAACCGTGCAAGCCAAGTATACCAATCATCGCAATTCCCCAAAGGTCCGGACGTCACCTATTTGCGGCGTGTGACAGGGGAATGACTGCAATGGACCGAACTCGTCCCTACGAGCCGCCAATGCGAACGTCTCAAAAGTCCGCATCGTGCGCATTCCCTTCCCGTCGTCTCACTTCGGCAATGGACCGACCAGACCTCAGCCGAACGGCTGCCGGACTTCCGCATGGCTGCCGCTCATGGTTACGGACCGGAATTTCCGATGCAGTCCAGCCAGTCCCGCTCCTGTGAACAGGTCGTAAAGCTCAACGCCGCAGCCTCCGGCATAATAGGCATTCGGATCGGTCACTATGCGAACTCCTCGGTCTCGGACACAGTCTCCGGTTGTGTCGGCAATCTGGCGCCTGCCGCAGAGCCTGTAAAGGGGCTCCCCTGCGACCCTTCGCGCCGCGACTGATCGCATCCGTCAAGCCGGAATCCGGTGAAGGAATTCTTCCATCCCAAGTCCAAGCCGTGAACGGGCGAGGCGGAGGTCGAGCCAGAAGAATCGAAAGAGGATTGGTTTTCCGCCTCCGGAAGGCTCCCGTTCATAATGGTGCCAACTCTCGGGCAGGTCATTTGGAAGCTTTAGATGAAAGTAAGCGCGCTCGTGGGTATGAAGCTGACCATCTCGGACGAAACTGTAGCTGGTCGTGCCGAGATGGTCGAAGCCGGATTTGAAGTGGAGACCCGTTTCCTCATGGAACTCCCTTCGTGCCGCTTCGAAAATATCTTCATCGGGATCTACCGTCCCACCTGGAACCTGGATCGGGACCTCTGAAAATTCCGGCTCATCGAAGACGAGAAGGCCCGAGCTTGAAGTGCCATAAATCAGAACCTTTCGCGGTATCATTCCTCAGCCTCCAGTGTCAGCATCGACGCGCAAATCGGCAAGCCGTTGATCAGGCGTCGGAAGAAGGGGGTGTCCAACCAACGTCCGCGGCCCAACGGTCTGCGTGTCGGATAATGGCCCAAAGGTGGTCTGACTTTCCGTCGATGTAGGCTGCCCGATTTTCGCGGTATCGCTCAGCCAAAGCGCGCTTCAGTGCGACGTAGGGAGCATGCTCCTCCGGGTGGACACGCATGTAATCGCGAAACAGCAGCGCCCACTGCTCGTGCCAACTCCCGAGCCGCCGGATGTGGATGTGTGTCCGCTCGCCACCCGGACGCTCCCGAAAGTAGCGCTTCGTCAATTCGGAGTTGGCCTGTCGCCACTCGTAACCGATTTCCCACAGCGGTTCCGTGAGAGTCTCAATCGGTTCAAAGGTGGCCACCGAAACTTGGATGTCGATGATGGGCTTGGCGGCCAAACCCTGGATCGATGTCGAGCCGATATGGTCTATGCGAAGGGCGTGATCGCCCAAAGCGCTGCGGATGGCCGATGCCTTGCGACGGAAACTTTCCGGCCACTCAGGGCACCAGTCGACGATTTCGATTTTACCGACGGGGAACATCAGCACTCCTTGTCCAGCAGCCCGCAGGAGCGACTAGGCTTGCGACCACAAATGTCTGAGGCGCGGGTGCTGTCGAATGTTCCGTGCCGAGGTGAAAGTGGCCGCATCCCATCCGGCATGGCTGGCCAGCTCGACAATTTCCGGCTGATCGTCGAAGAACAGCGGTCTCTCTCCCGGGCCGATCTCGAGCGTCCGATTTATGGCTTCGAAGAAGCGTGGATCTTTCTTCGGCACGCCGATCTCGGCGCTATAAAAGAGCCGATCGAAGTGGTTTGCAAAGCCCAGATCGTTCCACAAGTAGGTCGCGCGATGATGCTCCTGGCCAGTCGCAACGAAGGTTTGTACCCCACGCTCGCGCAGTTCCCGGACTAGGTCGAACACCTGCGGATTGATGTTCGAATCCTTCTCGAACCAATAGCGCACGAAGTCATCTACCGCGCCTTTGTACCCGGTGCAGGGAAGAACAGCTGCCAAAGCCTCCTTCAGGTCACGGTGTCCGGTGACACATGCGAACATCGGCGAGGCAGCCCGGTTGCCGGGCGTGCCAAAGAACAGGAGCTGGAACGCATCGCGGTCGACGCCCAGGTCGGCTTCGATCGTTGCATCCCAAGGTTTGCGACGGGTAACATCGGCATGCCAGCCGTCGATCAGCACGCCGTCCACATCAAAGAAGACCTTCACGTGTCCCCTCACTTTCCGCGACAACGAACAGTTGCTACCAGTTCAGTACTTCGCCATCAGGGTGACTACAACTCGAAATTCAGCTTCCCGTCGTGGCGACGCTGTCGCTTCAATCGCGAGTTCGAGGGCACTGCCGGAAAAAACCTCATGAAAGACCTCTTTGTCGTGACGCACACCCAATCTATCCATCACGCCGAGAACAAAGTCGGCGGCTGGTACGACACTAGCCTGACTCCTCGCGGTGAGATCGACGCCAGGGCAACGGCCGAGCGACTGGCAAGCCTCGTCGGTGACGAGGACGCCGAAATTTTCAGTTCCGACCTTTTGCGCGCATCTCAAACCGCGGCGATCATCGCGAAGCGCCTTCACCGGCCCGTCGTCTCGACCGCCGATTTGCGGGAGATCAGCTATGGCTTGGCCGGCGGAATGCCCAGCGATTGGTTGGCCGAGCGTCAGACAGCGGCACCCGACGATAATCGAATGGACCATCGCGGCGGCATCGAAGGTGCGGAAACCCGCAGAGATACTGCAAGCCGTGTCTACCGGTGCGTCGAGTCCGTCGTCGAGCGCCCGTGCGAAAGGCAGATCATCGTGACGCACGGCTTTGCGCTGACGTTCGTCATCGCCGCATGGATCAAGATGCCTCTCGATGCCGCCGGTTATGTGAGTTTCCCGGCGCAACCGGGAAGCATTACTCACCTGCGTCAGGATGACTTCTGGAAGAGCCGCTCGGTCATCAGCCTGGCCGACATATCCCACTTGAGACCGGAGGCGACAGATGGCTGACATCCCCGTGCGTTGTTCCGCAGTGTCTGTCGTGCTCCTGCGCGTCGTTGAGGGCCAGCCGGAGGTCCTGCTTCTTCGCAGGAACCACACCCTGATCGGCGAGTGGTGCCAGATTGCAGGAGCCATCGAGAATGGCGAGGAAGCCTGGGAGGCTGCTCTCCGCGAAGTCAAGGAAGAGACCGGACTGGCATGCCGACAGCTCTACTCGGCCGATGTTTGCGAGCAGTTCTATGAAGCCGACCGCGACGCTATCAGCTTGCTGCCGGTCTTCGTCGGTTTCGTGGAGCCGCAGGCGGCCGTCGTCATCAATCACGAGCATAGCGAGTTTCGCTGGGTTTCGTTCGAAGAAGCGCTGATCATGGTTCCGTTCGCGGGACAGCGCCATGTGCTCAGGCACGTGAAGGCCGAATTCGTCGATCGCGAGCCGATCCGGCATCTGCTCATAACGGCGGCGGGCGTCCAGTCACTCTGATCAGGGGACGTCGACCCTGTGCAGCCGTTGGAGATGTAATGGGCAAAGACTGGTTCGCGCCCAAAGCTGCCTTTCGTCACCTTCGTTGGTAGAGTGAAAGTATGACATTAACAGAGTATGTTTTTCGACCCGCAGCAATGACCGACTTGCCCCTGCTCCGGGTGTGGCAAAGCCTCCCACACGTTCGAGAATGGTGGGACAATGACGAGCCTTTCGACGAAGAAGAGTTGCGTGATTCCCGCGTTTCAAGATGGATTGTCGAACTGAACGGCAAGTCATTCGCATACATGCAGGACTATTCGGTTCATGGATGGGAAGAGCATCATTTCGGGCACCTTCCGCCTGGATCGCGCGGGATAGACCAGTACATTGGTGATCCAGCGATGATGGGGTGCGGCCATGGCACAGCCTTCATTCGGCAAAGGATGCACGAATTGTTTGCCGCTGGCGTTCCCGTAATCGCCGTCGATCCGCATCCGGCGAACACAAGGGCCATCACAGTCTATGGGAAGCTCGGATTTCGGATTGCCGGAGTAGAACGGGAAACGCCATGGGGTTTCATTCTACCAATGGAGGCCCGAGCACCTCGGCGGGACGAATGACCGCATCGTCCGCATCGTGCGCATTCCCTTCCCGTCGTCTCACTTCGGCAATTCTTGAGACGCCAGATCTCCTTGTCACAGACAAACTTGCGTAAGAGGACCTTAAATAGCGATCGCTCTTCCAGCCAATCGCGAAAAGAGGGAACCGGAAAGATCGAGTGCTCCCTACCGTAGACGACGAGCACGACCAATGACTCGATTGGGCCCGTAAGCGGAGAAAGTGCCTTAGCCCGAAAGGTACATCTGCAAAACGCTTTGACTAAGATGAACGACGCTTCCGCAGCAGTTGTATGTGCGTTGTGACCGAAGGCGGCAGTTAACTTCCGGTCACCTGCATCAACTCTATGCGATTGCCGAAGGGATCACTGACATATTGCCGCATAAAGCCCTCAAGCGGCTGGTCATGGGCTGTCTCATAGCCTGCCGCTTGCAGCGCGGAACATAGAGCATCAAGGTTGTCAACGACAAAACCAGGGTGAGCCTTTCTCGCCGGAACGAAATCAGGGTCAACACCGAGATGAAGTCTTACTTCGTTGATCTCGAACCAGCAGCCTCCCCGAACTGCGAGATGGGGTGGCTTTGCCACTTCCGATAGGCCGAGTAGGTCGCGATAGAACGCACGGGCGACATCTTCCTGTCCAGCAGGCATGGCGAGCTGAATATGGTCGATCCTCATCAGTGTCATTTATCGCGTCAACTCTTCGTACTGCGTGCCACCGAGCCTGTTACTCGATATCTCCTACTGACGCCTTGCGTCAATTCTCGACAGGCCGGTCGTGATGGCTCAGCTCAGGCCGCTCGCTCAGTTCGGAGGATCGTTCCCTGGTGGGAAATCGTTGGCTCCTTCTGCGATGGCGGCTTCTTCATCGGCGGTGATGATGCGAACCTCGGCGCCGGCTTCAGCGACTGATTCACGGGCTCGGCCAAGGCAGTGCGCGCCAGGCCGCTTTGCGTTATCCAAAAAGTAAAGCCGCGCAGATCCGATTGTTGATCGCCGAGTGGCGCTCCCCGATGATCGCGACGAAAAACGAGAAAACTAGCCCACCCATCGAAATGCTTCAGGTCGCAACGATACGCAGCCTGTTCCTGACGCCCCCAGCACCGCTGATCGTCTCGGCGGCGACACGGGCCGCCTCGCGCAGCGCTTCGCTTTCGACATTTCCCCACAAATTGACGTTTCCGTTCTCGATCGTCACGTCTATCGTCGCCCTGTCGAGTCCGAGATCGGAACAAAGCCGCGCCAGGACGGCCCGCCGCACCGCTTCATCACCGGCAGCAACAACATCAGGCACAAAGCCGGCAATCGCACGAAGGATGTCGCTGCGGCTGATGATGCCCACCATCTCTTCCCCTCGCATGACCGGAGTTCGCTTGATACCTTTGGCGGCCATGAGTTCGGCGACGCGGTCAACGGGCACGTCTTCATCAACGGTGACAACAGGCTGCGTCATCACGTCGCCGACGCGCCAGCTATGCCTCTTGATGAACGCCTCCGGCTTCGGTCCGATGCCCGCAATGCCGCGCCACGAAGCCGATCCCAGCTCTGTACGCCGCAACAAATCGCCCTCCGACAACATGCCGGCGAGCTTATCTCGCTCGTCGCATACGGGCAGTCCGCTTATCCCGTGCTCAAGCATCGTGCGCGCTGCATGGCTTACACTGTGATCGGGGCTTATCGACAGCACCTTTTTGCTCATAATGTCTCTGGCCAGCATCCTATCGCCCTCCGATTAGTGCTCGCAGCATACGCCGTCCCATGCAGCAGGAG
Encoded here:
- a CDS encoding GNAT family N-acetyltransferase gives rise to the protein MTLTEYVFRPAAMTDLPLLRVWQSLPHVREWWDNDEPFDEEELRDSRVSRWIVELNGKSFAYMQDYSVHGWEEHHFGHLPPGSRGIDQYIGDPAMMGCGHGTAFIRQRMHELFAAGVPVIAVDPHPANTRAITVYGKLGFRIAGVERETPWGFILPMEARAPRRDE
- a CDS encoding HAD family hydrolase, whose amino-acid sequence is MKVFFDVDGVLIDGWHADVTRRKPWDATIEADLGVDRDAFQLLFFGTPGNRAASPMFACVTGHRDLKEALAAVLPCTGYKGAVDDFVRYWFEKDSNINPQVFDLVRELRERGVQTFVATGQEHHRATYLWNDLGFANHFDRLFYSAEIGVPKKDPRFFEAINRTLEIGPGERPLFFDDQPEIVELASHAGWDAATFTSARNIRQHPRLRHLWSQA
- a CDS encoding phosphotransferase enzyme family protein — its product is MFDFDPLYSTSQIEAIERFIDKHYALGSPVSCQLLQRGLNDVYLASVTSGERYVFRLSHHRARGPANVKSETAFLTHLSKLGVPVAAPIPTRDGTFFLQGHAPEGVRDGVLFQAIDGREPLATDTGDAWANGKTLALLHNAAETFPADGALYQLDLEHLLHRPLARIRDSGIVEDTHVLSDLAQIAERTAAAIKVFSNLTWTYCHGDCHGFNSRINGAGEAVFFDFDDGGPGYLAYDLAVFLWAQVSFGRSLTAVWAAFVDGYQSVRAIAPDDFEAAIRFVIVRHFWLMGEYASRAREWGSNSVGWIAREMTFLRAWETERFVDRLF
- a CDS encoding CBS domain-containing protein → MLARDIMSKKVLSISPDHSVSHAARTMLEHGISGLPVCDERDKLAGMLSEGDLLRRTELGSASWRGIAGIGPKPEAFIKRHSWRVGDVMTQPVVTVDEDVPVDRVAELMAAKGIKRTPVMRGEEMVGIISRSDILRAIAGFVPDVVAAGDEAVRRAVLARLCSDLGLDRATIDVTIENGNVNLWGNVESEALREAARVAAETISGAGGVRNRLRIVAT
- a CDS encoding alpha/beta hydrolase, which codes for MIGILGLHGSSQHPEFIGEFTNRLAPQQPRCNPRGTFVDGEGFTFFQRRSDRSIPPEELIALARESISAHGFVFACGLKDMLVVGYSSGAIFGTALLALAPDNFVGAILLRPQPISDDFTFPELSGKPVLIISGLHDNRREPQHASQVAEQLVAANAVVTHHALDAGHGWAPNNDDLVLARSWMDENFPT
- a CDS encoding gamma-glutamylcyclotransferase, with protein sequence MTLTLTPELVAKAHRHIIDPGPRPGTAYLEDEDYTSWVDDILTGRGQSHEFWVFAYGSLLWKPEFAAVEERIAHAYGWHRAFALKLTRWRGSPERPGLMLALDRGGTCKGISYRLPEDGLAAALGRLLRREMSAKPPSNMPRWIRLKTAQGPIRALAFVVDRKAPAYAGRLPLEQVAEVLSTAAGHWGSGAEYLYNTVTELELRGIRDRKLWLLQALVAERLRVIRA
- a CDS encoding winged helix-turn-helix domain-containing tetratricopeptide repeat protein; protein product: MSRHGETVFLRPKAQALLSHLLQNTGRVVSKSELLDAVWPEVTVTEDSLTQCVRELRKALGDEAQTLVRTVSRRGYMLAVASGPDIATDAPVVAVLRFGHATGDPTDAAIADGIAEDILNGLGRFRSVTVLARNTSFAESAEARQGWQTLGNKFGAAYFVDGDIKRFSGIFHIGVRLTEASRGVQLWSDRYQAQDTEIFSVQNEIAYRIVSRLVSRLEDARLQWTSSKPTDSLAAYELVLRGTAALRGYRPQDNEDARMLFEAAVEKDPNYGVAQSYLALSRVINGGYAMASTEVLAGALDLALKGVTLAPEEPRCHRILAIVRLYLRQHAAAEQHVRRSLDLNPYDADTICQMGYLLTLRGRPLDGLAWMDRAVRLNPIHPDWYHLDRSMALYSIGEYRSAATELERVPLLGPGARVRLAVIYAQMGELELARQHLGVAVAAGFSPLDYVKNGLAFEHAADIEHVVEGVTKACAEAERSHMSSSATG
- a CDS encoding NUDIX hydrolase, yielding MADIPVRCSAVSVVLLRVVEGQPEVLLLRRNHTLIGEWCQIAGAIENGEEAWEAALREVKEETGLACRQLYSADVCEQFYEADRDAISLLPVFVGFVEPQAAVVINHEHSEFRWVSFEEALIMVPFAGQRHVLRHVKAEFVDREPIRHLLITAAGVQSL
- a CDS encoding histidine phosphatase family protein → MKDLFVVTHTQSIHHAENKVGGWYDTSLTPRGEIDARATAERLASLVGDEDAEIFSSDLLRASQTAAIIAKRLHRPVVSTADLREISYGLAGGMPSDWLAERQTAAPDDNRMDHRGGIEGAETRRDTASRVYRCVESVVERPCERQIIVTHGFALTFVIAAWIKMPLDAAGYVSFPAQPGSITHLRQDDFWKSRSVISLADISHLRPEATDG
- a CDS encoding NUDIX hydrolase, producing MADIPVRCSAVSVVLLRLVEGQPEVLLLRRNHTLVGEWCQVAGAIEDGEKAWEAALREVKEETGLACDRFYSADICEQFCEADRDAISLLPVFVGFVKPQAAVVINHEHSEFRWVSFEEALIMVPFAGQRHVLRHVKAEFVDREPIRHLFITAAGVQSL
- a CDS encoding NUDIX hydrolase; amino-acid sequence: MIPRKVLIYGTSSSGLLVFDEPEFSEVPIQVPGGTVDPDEDIFEAARREFHEETGLHFKSGFDHLGTTSYSFVRDGQLHTHERAYFHLKLPNDLPESWHHYEREPSGGGKPILFRFFWLDLRLARSRLGLGMEEFLHRIPA
- a CDS encoding VOC family protein gives rise to the protein MTLMRIDHIQLAMPAGQEDVARAFYRDLLGLSEVAKPPHLAVRGGCWFEINEVRLHLGVDPDFVPARKAHPGFVVDNLDALCSALQAAGYETAHDQPLEGFMRQYVSDPFGNRIELMQVTGS
- a CDS encoding GrpB family protein produces the protein MFPVGKIEIVDWCPEWPESFRRKASAIRSALGDHALRIDHIGSTSIQGLAAKPIIDIQVSVATFEPIETLTEPLWEIGYEWRQANSELTKRYFRERPGGERTHIHIRRLGSWHEQWALLFRDYMRVHPEEHAPYVALKRALAERYRENRAAYIDGKSDHLWAIIRHADRWAADVGWTPPSSDA